AATAACCATATGGTCGCTAATTATACTTATGTTAAAGTGGAAGCTATCAATAATCGGCGTTGCTGCTTTTATTCAAGTAATATTAGCAATATGGATATTTTTTGAAGGCTTATTAGCTCTCGCACGCTTAAAAGAAGAGGCTTAAAATGGCTTTAGGCGAAAAGCTATTTTTCATTTTGACAGGAATCAGACTTCACGGTAAAGAATTTTGGTTAAGAGTAACAGGAAAGTTCAATACATACGATTACTGCCTTGCTTTTCCCACAATACCGGAAGGTCTGAGAGCTGAGAAATACTTGAAAGGATTAAATGCAATTTCTATTCCCATACCTAATGAAATCTTTGAAGGATGCGGTGTAGGAATTTTGGTAACGGAAAACGACTTAGACAAACTAATGGAACGTTTTGAAAAGGAGGGAATCCACATATCCGGAATATTTAAAAGAGAAGGAAAAACGTTCAAAGAGGTGAAAAGGTGAAAATAGCAATACTTGGTTCAGGAAGCTGGGGAACAGCCCTCACAATCCATTTTGGAAGAAACGGCTTTGAAGTAATTCAGTGGTGCAGAGAGAAAGAAATTGCAGATTCTATAAATAGAGAAAGAAAAAATCCCCTCTACCTCCCTTCCATCCTCTACCCCGAAACCGTCAAAGCCACAATTTCCGTTAAAGAAGCAGTAGAAAACGCTCAATTCGTTTTTTCCGTCATTCCCGTTCAGTTCACCGGTTCACTCTGGAAAGAAAACAAAGAAGTCCTAAAAGACAAAACGCTTATCTGTGCAAGCAAGGGAATAGAAATCTCTTCACTCAAAACCCTTTCTGAAGTTTACAAAGAAATCTTTGGAACGATAAACAACTACTACGTCCTGTCTGGTCCTACCTTCGCAGAAGAGATAGCAAAAGGGCTACCCGCTGCCGCCGTAGTAGCAGGTAAAGATAGAAGTGAAACGCTCAAATTAGTCAAGACCCTCTCAACAGTTACATTCAGGCTCTACGCTTCAACAGACATAAAAGGTGTAGAGTTAGGCGGCGCTCTAAAGAACGTAGTAGCAATAGCAACCGGAATCTCCGACGGCATGGGGCTTGGGAACAACGCAAGAGCTGCAATAATCACAAGAGGACTCCACGAAATCAAAAAGTTAGGAAAACTCTTGGGCGCAAAAGAAGAAACTTTTTACGGACTTTCCGGTTTAGGAGATTTAGTCCTTACCTGCACAGGCGACCTTTCAAGAAACAGGCAGTTTGGACTTGCCATCGGTAGAGGCGAAGGGAAAGTTGACGAAAAGTTTGTCGTTGAAGGCGTTCACACGGTAGAAGCAGTTTACAGGCTCGCCAAAGAATTAAACGTTGAAATGCCCATAGTAAACGCCGTTTATAAAATAGTTCACGAAAGACAATCACCGCAGGAAGTAATGAAAGAACTACTTTCAAGACCTGTAAAAGAAGAAACAACTTAACGATTTCTTAACGCTTAATTGCTATACTCAAAAAAAGCATTCTGGAGGAGCAAATGATAGAGAGATACGTAGAAGATTTAGACGAACTCAAACGCAGCTTTATAGAAATGGCAGATATGTCCAAAAAAATAATAAACGAGGCTATGGAATCGCTCATAGAGAGAAACGTTGAAAAAGCGGAACTCACCTACCAGTACGACAGGCTCATAGACCTGAAAGAGCTTGAAATTGAAGAAAAGTGCGTAAGGATACTTGCCCTCTACTCGCCAGAAGCAACAGACTTAAGATTTGTCGTATCAATACTTAAAAGTATCGTTGACCTTGAAAGAGTTGGTGACTTGGCAAGAGACATTTGCGAAACGGCAATTCACCTTTCAAAGTATCCTCCACTAAAACCTTACGTTGACCTTCCCAGAATGCTCCAGATAGTAAGCGAAATGCTCAAAAGCAGCGTAATGGCACTTTTAAGAGGCGACGTAGAGCTAGCAAAAGAAGTAATAGACAAAGATGACATCGTTGACAGCTTCTACGAACGCCTGTTTGAAGAGTTAGTAGAAATAGCGGAAAAAAGCCCGGAAAACGGCGCAATAGCCGTAAGGTTAATCTTGGTCGTTAAATCCCTTGAAAGGGTGGGCGACCACGCAACAAACATAGCTGAATACGCCATATACTATAAAACAGGTGACGTGGTAAAGCACAAAAAAGCGCAGGAATATCTCAAAAAGCTAAAGGCTAAAGAAAGCAAGAAAGAGGAAGAGTAGCTTGGAACTGTACAACCCATTTACCTTTCTAAGCTACTCCTTTGGAGTAAACGCGCTGATTTCGGCGCTCCTTACAGGCTTTTTATGTTCCGCAATCGGAACGTTCGTTGTTCTAAAAAAGATGCCATTCATAGGAGCAGGGCTTGCCCACATAGCCTTTGCCGGCGTAGCACTTGGAATCCTGACGGGAAAATCCCCCCTCCTCTCCGCCCTCCTCTTCACCGTCACCTCATCAATAATCCTCTGGTATTTAAGCGAAAAAAGACAGATTCACTACGACGTAACAGTTGGAGTCCTCTTCTCTGCAAGTATGGGACTGGCAGTAGTTTTCCTTTCCTTATCTCAAAACTTCGGTTCAGAAGCCCTCTCCTACCTCTTCGGCAGCCCTCTGTTAACTACAAAAACAGACATACTATTACTCCTGCTTCTTTCTTTAATAGTTTCAGCATTCTTCATCTATTACTGGCGGGAAATTTATCTGATACTTTTCAGCGAAGAAATTGCAAAAGCTTCTGGATACAGAGTCCACTTTATAACCTTCTGGCTCTTCTTTTTAACAGCATTTGCCGTCACTCTATCAATAGAATCGGTCGGTGCACTGCTCGTTTTTTCTCTTCTCATAGTTCCGCCAGCAACAGCACACAGAATGGCAAGAACTTACAATCAGTTTTTCATTCTATCAGTAATACTTGGCGTCCTATCCGCAGTTACAGGAATGCTTATATCCTTTACGATAAACGCACCGCCGGGAGCAACGATTACTTTAATTTCAACCACCCTATTCGGACTTACAACGCTTTTCAAGTAACTCCCTCAACTTAACGGCGTTAAGCGCTCCCATTCCTTTCGTTGTGTTATTAAAAAAACATAAAACATCTTCAGAATTAACAGTAGAAATCTCATCAGCAAAAGATTCAAGCTCCTCATCTGTATAGCTGTCACTGTAAAGCCTCCTTCTGCCGTGAAACCTAAAGTAAGCCGTTTTTTGCGAAAAAATCCCCCCCTGCCACCACTTTCTATAAGGCGGCGAATCTATCCTGCAAACCACAAACCCGTTTTCTTTCAGCCACTCTCTATGCACCTCCCACTGAGGCGCCCTTAGCTCAAAAACAACCCCAACTTCAGAAAAAGCCTCTTTTACGCTTAAAATAAAATCCATCGCCCTTTCAGAAGGTCTGAACGAAGCAGGAAACTGAGCCAGCAGACAATAAAGAGAATCCCCTAAAATTTCTTTTATCTTCAGAAAAGCCGACACGTATTCGTCTTTCAGTTCTCTATAGTGGGTTATCCCCCTGTAAAGCTTAAACACAAACGTCAACCTATCGGCAAACTTCTTATAACCCCTTATGCTAGACCTAACAGGAAGCCTATAAAAGGTGGAATTAATTTCAAGACCGTTCAGTTTAGCAGCATAAATTCCCAACCACTTTGAAGGAGAAACATCAGACGGATAAAAAACACCTTTCCAGCTACGATAGAAAAATCCACTCGTTCCAACGATTATCACATTTTACCGCTTAATAAGGTTAAGCACTTCTCTAACCCTTCTGCCCACGCTTCTTGCAGTCTCAATACCCCAATCATCAATTTCAAACTTTCCGTCAACCTGTTTGGCAACAGCAACACCGCCAAAGTGAGCAGTAGGAGAAGAATCAGCAACCAAAATCATTCCATGAATCAAAGCCCAAGCATGAATAGCCTGCAATGTATGCTCTTGGCCACCATGCTTTGTAGCACCAACAGCAATGGCAGCACATACCTTATCCTTTAAATCCCAGTTAACCCTCAAAGTCCTTGACCTATCAAAAAGGCTCTTTAGCATTCCCGTTATAGAACCAAAATAAACAGGAGAACCCACTATTATTGCATCAGCTTCCTTCATCTTTTCAGCAATTTTCTGATAGCCGTCTTTTACTACACAGATACCGCCGTTCTTCTTACAGGCGTTGCAGACTTTACAGTAGGCAATTTCATAATCGCAAAGGGAAATTATCTCCGTATCAAAACCCTCAAGCTCCCTCATCGCCTCTTCCAGCAAAAGAAGCGTAGAACCTTTCCTGTGAGAGCCGTTTATTCCCAAAACTTTCATTGTGCTCCTCCCTGTTCCTTAACAACGTAATTGATAAGCGTTCCAATACCTTCAATTTCAATTTCCACTCTGTCGCCTTCCTTCAAAGGTCCAACGCCCGGGGGAGTTCCGGTGGCAATAACGTCGCCCGGCAGAAGCGTCATCACTTTGGATATAAAAGACACAAGCTCAAACGGAGAGAATATCATGTCAGAAGTGCTACCTTCTTGCTTAACTTCGCCGTTTACCCTTGTCGTTATTTTCAAGTTCATCGGGTCAATAGACGTAGAAATCCAAGGTCCATAGGGTGCAAAAGTATCAAAGGATTTAGCCCTTGTGTATTGAACGTCCTTTTGCTGAAGGTCTCTTGCCGTAACGTCATTAAAGCAGGAGTAACCTAAAATGTAATCTTTCGCTTCTTCTGGAGAAACGTTTTTACAACGCCTGCCTATAACTATTGCAAGCTCACCCTCGTAATCTACCCTTTGAGACATTTCCGGCAGAATAATTTTCATCTTATTTGCTATTACAGCCGTAGAAGGCTTCATGAAGAGTAGTGGTTCTTCCGGCAGAGGTTTACCCATCTCCTCAGCGTGGGCTTTGTAGTTTAAGCCTACTGCAACAATTTTTGTTGGTCTTGTGGGAGAGAGGAATTTTAAATTTTTAAATTCAACGACTTCGTCGGTGGGGGTGGGATTTTCCATAAGCTCCTGGATTCGTTTTTCTTTTAAAACAACAACTTCCTTCCCCCTTACCATTCCAAAAATTGTTCTCTCCCCGTACTTAAAACGTCCTATTTTCACAACTACTCCCTCCTATTGGTTAAAAAACGGCAACGCCCCGCAATTTACCTATTACCTCTATTCTATCACCATCTGCAATTCCTTCCTTTACAGGTGTCAGAACTGTGAAGTCTAAATCTTCTGCTAAAATGCCAAGCCTTAAAAACTTTCTACCTTCCACTTCCACGACTTTAACGTCGGTAACTATTCCAATAACCTTGTAAGCGTTTTCAGTACAGGAGATGTAGGTATCAAAGAGTTCCTCTGGATGTTCCCTTACCTCTTTTAAAAGCCTTATAGTCTCCTCCCTTCCCAACTCCCTTTCCAGCTTCTCTAAAGCTTTATCGTTACCTTTTTCCGCCAACTTCAGAACTTCCCTGTTTTCATCAGCTATCTGGTCAAAACGCGTGGGGGGAGGAAGTTTCTTAACAGACTGGCAAAACAGCGTAAGGGCAACATCTTGCTCGGCTTTTACCTTTTCCGGAAGCTCACACAAGTTACACAGCTCAAAGAAGTAACTGATTCCCGAACTTACCTCTATAGCTTCTACCAAGAGCGTAAACTCATCAAAGGATTGAATTTTAAAGTTAAAATCTTCAAACGTTAAAACCGTCCCATCTCTGTAACATAAGTAGCAACCTAAAGGTCTTTCCTCCCTCCTGGAAAATATGGAACGGGAATCCTTTAAAAGGTAGTAACGGTAGAGGCAAAAGCCTCCACCTAATTGCTTTCTCTTACATATAAACTTTTCACTGGTATCTAAAAGGTCTTCAAAAACGAAATGCTTAACTTCTAACGAATCACCGTCTTCATCAAATTCTTCACAAAGTTCCGCCTCAGCTTTCAACAAACTGAAACTGTCGTCCATAAAATCTCCCGTTAAGGTTAAAAGCTGCAAAAATTATTCGTGTATTTCAAGCTGGTTAAAGAAGAACGGAATTTCGTAAGCAGCAGATTCAGGAGAGTCGGAAGCGTGAACGGCGTTTCTTCCTACATCCGTTCCGTACTTCTTCCTGATAGTTCCCTCTGCAGCTTTTGCCGGGTCTGTTGCTCCGATTATCTCTCTAACCCTTGCAATAGCGTTCTCTCCTTCAAATACCATAGGAACGCAAGGCCCGGAAGACATGAAATCGGTAAGTTCATCGTAGAAAGGTCTATCTTTATGAACTATGTAAAACTTTTTAGCCTGCTCTTTAGAAAGGTGAACCATCTTCAAAGCCAAGAGTTTTAAGTCGTTTTCCTGAAGAATTCTGATAATATCACCTACTGCGTTCTTCTTAACTGCATCAGGCTTTACTATAACAAGCGTTCTTTCTACAGCCATTTTTACCTCCTGTTTTTAATTGTAAAAGGTATTATCTTATAGCGCAAGCTAAAGTTCAAGTTGAGGATTCAAGAGTGATTGATGTTATCAAGAAAACTTTAGACTTTTACAACAGAAACGCCCTAAAATTAGCTGAAAAGTATAACCGTTCAACTCCTTACAAACTTCAACAGTTCATACTGAATTCCATACCAAACAAAAACTGCAAGATTTTAGAAATAGGCTTCGGCTCTGGTAGGGAACTCAAATTTTTACTGAAAAATGGATTCAACGTCTGGGGAGTAGATGGCTCAAAAGAGTTTGTTAAATTGGCAAAGTCTGAATTTCCAGAAATTTCTGAACAGATTTTCCAAGCTTACCTTCCAGAGCTAAAGCTTCCCTCAAAATACGTAAACTTTTTTGACGTCGTAATTTGCATAGCCGTTTTAATGCATATCCCGAAAAATTTCCATCAGCTAACTGCTAAAAACATTGCAAAGTATCTAAAAACCAACGGAATTCTCATTTTAAGTTATTCTTTAGGCACAAGAGAAGAAAAGGAACGATTCTTTGAAAAAATGGAACCGAAAGAAGTTGAAAAAGCTTTTTCAGAAGTAGGCTTTAAAAAAATAAAGGAACTTACCACCCAGGATTCTCAAAAAAGAGAAATAGAGTGGATTACAGAGCTGTACAAGCTAAGAGACAAACCTTAAACCAAAGATTTCCTTACTTCCTGAAGGTAGTTGTGGGCAAGTCTTGTTGGTTCAGGAATTCTGTACTTTGAACGGTCTACTATTTTTAGCATTAAATCCAAAGCGCTTTTTGAATCAACCAAATTTCCAGGAGAAATGTAAACAGGTTTAACGTTTTCTCTGCTTCTCAAAACGTATCCTAAAACTTTACCGGTATCCGGTGCTTTTATAGGAGAATAGCACCCCTTTTCATTACACGGCTCTTCAAACTCGCCGTACAAAGGTTTTTTAGCACAACCTATTGCAGGAATGCCAGTTACAACGCCAAAATGAGCTGCTATACCTAAACGTCTCGGATGAGCTATGCCGTGTCCGTCAACGATAACAACGTCAGGCTTATTCTTTAACTTCCTGAACGTTCTCAAAAGCAATGGTATCTCTCTAAACGCCAAGAAACCTGGAACGTAAGGAATATTAACGTTCATTACGGCATAAACTCTTTCAACGACTTCAAGGTCAGGAAAGGATAGAACTACAAAAGCCCCGATTCCGGTGGTAGGTGTTTTATAAGGGTTTAAAAAGGTTAAATCGCAACCTGCTATAAAGTTTACGCCTTTTTTAAAAGGAACAAGTCTTAACTTACTTCTTAAAATATTCTGCGCTTTTGCAGCTTTTGAGAAGTCAAACTTCAAGTCTCAGCCCTCGCCAGAAGGATAAGTCCAACGGAGAAAAAGAGTAAAACGGGAGCAAACGCTGCGTAAAACGGCGGTAAAACGCCGCTCTTTCCCAAACTTAAAAAGAAAGAAATGGTAATCCACATAGAAACTATTAAGAGAGCAGCTATAACAACGGTGTATCCCCTTTTATTTCTCGGGTTATACATCCCTAAAGGAATACCTATAACAGCAACGACTATAGGAAGCAAAGAGAGGGAAAGGCGGGAGTACAAATCAACCAACATGTTTGAAACGTTGTAACCTAACTTTGCCATCTGTTTTGCCACTACGTAAAGCTTGAGTAACTCCATAGTTTCCGGTTCCGGCTGGGAATACTTAATCTCTTTAACTCCAACTCCAAGTGAAAGAGTTTTCTCTTTCACCTTTTTAAAAGTCATCTTCTTTAAATCGCGAACGATGCAGTCTTCAAGAATCCACTCCTTCTCTTTAACGTTTTTACCTTTAAGTGCATCAATGCGCTTTTTTGGTTCAAAAGTTTTGGGAAGAACGAAAATAGAGATTCTCTCCGCTTCTTTTGTATATGGGTTAAAAGATTCCATATAGACAAATTTATCGTTATCTTTAAACCAAACGGAGGAAAGGGTGGCGTGGATTTTCACTTTTGAATTCACCTTTAACTTACACTCTATATCCTTCGCTAACTTCATACTTTTAGGAATAGCAAATTCCTGAAGGAAAAGAGAAAAGAGAGAAACCATAACGGACAAAACTAATATAGGAACAGAGAAACGATATATACTAATACCTAAAGATTTAACCGCTATCAATTCACTGGTAGAAGAAAAGGTGGATAGAGTTACCATCGTAGAAACTAGCATAGCTATTGGAACAATACGAGAAGCATATAGAGGAACTCTTGCAAAAACGTAAGTAAGTCCTTCTTTTAAACCTACCTTTGAAAAGGTATCAACGTTGCTAACAAAATCTATAATAACAAACAGCACTAAAAACGTAAGCAAAGAAAGAACGAAATACTTAAAAGTTTCAGTAAAAACATACCTATCTAAAACTTTTACCATCTCCCACCAATATCCAACTTAAGCTTTTCATTAATAGCCTGCTTATAAAAATAAACAGCCAAAATACCGAACAACAGGTCGGGAATAAGAGGAAGTAGCGGAATTCCTAACTTAAGAGCTGTTTTCTTCGCAAAAGTATATAAGACATAGTAAACCACTATTATTACCAAACTAATAAGAACTCCAACACCCATAGAACCCCTTGGTATCAAAACAGCAATGGCAAAAGCCAAAATACCCACAATTAGAGGAGAAAGGGACACGGTCAACCTTTTGAAAAACTCAACTTTCGCTTCCAAGTCGTTCCTTTTTAAAAGCTGTATCAGCGTTTTATACTTTACAGCTTGAAACTGCTCCTTCTCAGAAAAAGTATAGAGTTTAACAGTATAGTTTTTAAAATTTAAAACTTTTAAACTTTCAGGTTTTTTCCAATCAAGGAAATGAGCAACCCCGTTTTGAATGTCAAGGAAAACAGAATCTTTTACAGTCCGCAATAGTCCTCTTTTTGCAAAAATCGTTATCAGTTTATCCTTTTTTTGAAGGCTCACCATAAAATCTTCAAGGTATCCCTTCTGAGGATAAAGTTTTTCTGTATAAAAGGTTATACCGGGGAAGTTAGAACTGAAGTTTTTTTCCGAAATGCTCATGGTAATTTTCTTCTTCAAGAGCTGCTCTATCTGTTTTTTCATAGCAACGTTGCTTTCAGGCATAACAAACATTGTGATATAAAAGGAAGCCAAAGAAAGAAAAATCCCCACCCACACCACCGGCACAGAAATCTTTTTAAGAGATATACCACACGACTTCATAGCAATCAGCTCATTATTGCTACCCATCTGAATAAAGGTAATCAAAACAGAAAGAACGAAAGCCATAGGTATCGTTATTCCCAAAAACGCCGGCACTCCTTTAATCAAAACGGACAAAAAATCTAAAAGCGAAATTCCCTGCCCTAAAACCGTTTCCGCAATAGAAGAAGCCCTATCCATTAAGATTACGAAAACGAAAAGTCCTAACGTTAGAAAGAAAGTTTTTAGCAGCTCAAAGTAGATATACTTATGGAGTATTTTCATCACTTCATTTTCTTAACGTATTTGTACCAATCAACCACTAACGAACTGGCAACGAAGATGGAAGAATACGTTCCAACAACAATACCCACCAAAAGCACAAAGGCAAAATCGTTTATCACTCCGCCGCCGAAAAGGTAGAGAGTAAGAACAACAAAGAAGGTAGTAAGAGAGGTGATTATCGTTCTTGAAAGAGTTTGGTTAATACTATCGTTAACAATTTCATCAAAAGGTTTACTCTTTAGCAAAACCTTCATGTTTTCTCTGATTCTGTCGTAAACAACAATCGTATCGTTAATGGAGTAACCTATAACCGTTAAAAGCGCAGCAATCACCGGAAGACTAAACTCTCTCCCTGCAGACATGAAAACACCTATGGTAGCAAGAGTATCGTGAATAAGCGCGATGATAGCGCCGGCAGCAAATACCGGTTCAAATCTCCATGCAACGTAAAGGAATATGCCTATAAGAGCATAAATTAAAGCCATTATTCCCTTCTCTCTCAGCTCCTTACCGATAGTAGGACCTATCATTTCAATCCTTCTAATTTCCGCCTTTCCGTCAAAGGTAGACTTTATTATGGAAGTTATCTTCTCAACTATAACGTTAGGGTCTCCTTTAACAGGTGCTTTAATGAGGAACTCGTTGGAAGACTCAATCGTTTGAACAGTAACACCTTCCACTTTTCCCTTGAAAAGCTCTCTAATTTTCTCCGTATTAACGTCCTTCTCGTTTATCTTAACCTGTATCAGAACACCGCCGGTAAAATCAATCCCAAACTTGGGACCTTTAACGAAAACGCCGTAGCACCAAGAACCCACTATCAACAGAAACGAAAGCAGATAGGCAAAATATCTATTTTTTATAAACTCAAACTTCCTTTTCATCTAACTGCTCCTTAAATACTGAAGATTTTTGGCTTGTATTTAACAATAACGTCAAGTATCACCTTGGTAACAAACACTGCAGTAAACATACTGGAAAGGATACCTAAGGACAGAGTGACGGCAAAACCTTTTATAGGACCAGTTCCAAACTGGAAGAGAACTGCAGCGGCAATTAAGGTAGTAACGTTCGCGTCAAGAACCGTTCCCCAAGCCCTTGAAAAACCAGCCTCTACCGCAGAAAAGAGGTTTCTGCCTTTTCTCAGTTCTTCCCTTATCCTCTCAAAGATTATGACGTTGGCATCAACAGCCATACCTATGGTAAGGATAAATCCTGCAATACCTGGCAGAGTAAGCGTTGCCCCCAAAGCTGCAAGTGCTGCCCAGAGAAGAACAACGTTCATAAGAAGCGCTAAATCCGCAATAACTCCAGAAACTTTGTAGTAGAAAATCATGAAAATCATCACAATTATGAGACCGGAAACGCCAGCTTTTATGCCTCTTTCTATTGATTCCTTACCTAAAGAAGGTCCTACAGTCGTTTCTTCAATAATCTTCA
This region of Desulfurobacterium pacificum genomic DNA includes:
- a CDS encoding DUF3343 domain-containing protein, whose amino-acid sequence is MALGEKLFFILTGIRLHGKEFWLRVTGKFNTYDYCLAFPTIPEGLRAEKYLKGLNAISIPIPNEIFEGCGVGILVTENDLDKLMERFEKEGIHISGIFKREGKTFKEVKR
- a CDS encoding NAD(P)H-dependent glycerol-3-phosphate dehydrogenase, yielding MKIAILGSGSWGTALTIHFGRNGFEVIQWCREKEIADSINRERKNPLYLPSILYPETVKATISVKEAVENAQFVFSVIPVQFTGSLWKENKEVLKDKTLICASKGIEISSLKTLSEVYKEIFGTINNYYVLSGPTFAEEIAKGLPAAAVVAGKDRSETLKLVKTLSTVTFRLYASTDIKGVELGGALKNVVAIATGISDGMGLGNNARAAIITRGLHEIKKLGKLLGAKEETFYGLSGLGDLVLTCTGDLSRNRQFGLAIGRGEGKVDEKFVVEGVHTVEAVYRLAKELNVEMPIVNAVYKIVHERQSPQEVMKELLSRPVKEETT
- the phoU gene encoding phosphate signaling complex protein PhoU, which codes for MIERYVEDLDELKRSFIEMADMSKKIINEAMESLIERNVEKAELTYQYDRLIDLKELEIEEKCVRILALYSPEATDLRFVVSILKSIVDLERVGDLARDICETAIHLSKYPPLKPYVDLPRMLQIVSEMLKSSVMALLRGDVELAKEVIDKDDIVDSFYERLFEELVEIAEKSPENGAIAVRLILVVKSLERVGDHATNIAEYAIYYKTGDVVKHKKAQEYLKKLKAKESKKEEE
- a CDS encoding metal ABC transporter permease, translated to MELYNPFTFLSYSFGVNALISALLTGFLCSAIGTFVVLKKMPFIGAGLAHIAFAGVALGILTGKSPLLSALLFTVTSSIILWYLSEKRQIHYDVTVGVLFSASMGLAVVFLSLSQNFGSEALSYLFGSPLLTTKTDILLLLLLSLIVSAFFIYYWREIYLILFSEEIAKASGYRVHFITFWLFFLTAFAVTLSIESVGALLVFSLLIVPPATAHRMARTYNQFFILSVILGVLSAVTGMLISFTINAPPGATITLISTTLFGLTTLFK
- a CDS encoding DUF72 domain-containing protein — protein: MIIVGTSGFFYRSWKGVFYPSDVSPSKWLGIYAAKLNGLEINSTFYRLPVRSSIRGYKKFADRLTFVFKLYRGITHYRELKDEYVSAFLKIKEILGDSLYCLLAQFPASFRPSERAMDFILSVKEAFSEVGVVFELRAPQWEVHREWLKENGFVVCRIDSPPYRKWWQGGIFSQKTAYFRFHGRRRLYSDSYTDEELESFADEISTVNSEDVLCFFNNTTKGMGALNAVKLRELLEKRCKSE
- a CDS encoding flavodoxin family protein, coding for MKVLGINGSHRKGSTLLLLEEAMRELEGFDTEIISLCDYEIAYCKVCNACKKNGGICVVKDGYQKIAEKMKEADAIIVGSPVYFGSITGMLKSLFDRSRTLRVNWDLKDKVCAAIAVGATKHGGQEHTLQAIHAWALIHGMILVADSSPTAHFGGVAVAKQVDGKFEIDDWGIETARSVGRRVREVLNLIKR
- a CDS encoding fumarylacetoacetate hydrolase family protein → MKIGRFKYGERTIFGMVRGKEVVVLKEKRIQELMENPTPTDEVVEFKNLKFLSPTRPTKIVAVGLNYKAHAEEMGKPLPEEPLLFMKPSTAVIANKMKIILPEMSQRVDYEGELAIVIGRRCKNVSPEEAKDYILGYSCFNDVTARDLQQKDVQYTRAKSFDTFAPYGPWISTSIDPMNLKITTRVNGEVKQEGSTSDMIFSPFELVSFISKVMTLLPGDVIATGTPPGVGPLKEGDRVEIEIEGIGTLINYVVKEQGGAQ
- the ndk gene encoding nucleoside-diphosphate kinase is translated as MAVERTLVIVKPDAVKKNAVGDIIRILQENDLKLLALKMVHLSKEQAKKFYIVHKDRPFYDELTDFMSSGPCVPMVFEGENAIARVREIIGATDPAKAAEGTIRKKYGTDVGRNAVHASDSPESAAYEIPFFFNQLEIHE
- a CDS encoding class I SAM-dependent methyltransferase, producing the protein MIDVIKKTLDFYNRNALKLAEKYNRSTPYKLQQFILNSIPNKNCKILEIGFGSGRELKFLLKNGFNVWGVDGSKEFVKLAKSEFPEISEQIFQAYLPELKLPSKYVNFFDVVICIAVLMHIPKNFHQLTAKNIAKYLKTNGILILSYSLGTREEKERFFEKMEPKEVEKAFSEVGFKKIKELTTQDSQKREIEWITELYKLRDKP
- a CDS encoding endonuclease V, encoding MKFDFSKAAKAQNILRSKLRLVPFKKGVNFIAGCDLTFLNPYKTPTTGIGAFVVLSFPDLEVVERVYAVMNVNIPYVPGFLAFREIPLLLRTFRKLKNKPDVVIVDGHGIAHPRRLGIAAHFGVVTGIPAIGCAKKPLYGEFEEPCNEKGCYSPIKAPDTGKVLGYVLRSRENVKPVYISPGNLVDSKSALDLMLKIVDRSKYRIPEPTRLAHNYLQEVRKSLV
- a CDS encoding LptF/LptG family permease codes for the protein MVKVLDRYVFTETFKYFVLSLLTFLVLFVIIDFVSNVDTFSKVGLKEGLTYVFARVPLYASRIVPIAMLVSTMVTLSTFSSTSELIAVKSLGISIYRFSVPILVLSVMVSLFSLFLQEFAIPKSMKLAKDIECKLKVNSKVKIHATLSSVWFKDNDKFVYMESFNPYTKEAERISIFVLPKTFEPKKRIDALKGKNVKEKEWILEDCIVRDLKKMTFKKVKEKTLSLGVGVKEIKYSQPEPETMELLKLYVVAKQMAKLGYNVSNMLVDLYSRLSLSLLPIVVAVIGIPLGMYNPRNKRGYTVVIAALLIVSMWITISFFLSLGKSGVLPPFYAAFAPVLLFFSVGLILLARAET
- a CDS encoding LptF/LptG family permease, producing the protein MKILHKYIYFELLKTFFLTLGLFVFVILMDRASSIAETVLGQGISLLDFLSVLIKGVPAFLGITIPMAFVLSVLITFIQMGSNNELIAMKSCGISLKKISVPVVWVGIFLSLASFYITMFVMPESNVAMKKQIEQLLKKKITMSISEKNFSSNFPGITFYTEKLYPQKGYLEDFMVSLQKKDKLITIFAKRGLLRTVKDSVFLDIQNGVAHFLDWKKPESLKVLNFKNYTVKLYTFSEKEQFQAVKYKTLIQLLKRNDLEAKVEFFKRLTVSLSPLIVGILAFAIAVLIPRGSMGVGVLISLVIIVVYYVLYTFAKKTALKLGIPLLPLIPDLLFGILAVYFYKQAINEKLKLDIGGRW
- the secF gene encoding protein translocase subunit SecF translates to MKRKFEFIKNRYFAYLLSFLLIVGSWCYGVFVKGPKFGIDFTGGVLIQVKINEKDVNTEKIRELFKGKVEGVTVQTIESSNEFLIKAPVKGDPNVIVEKITSIIKSTFDGKAEIRRIEMIGPTIGKELREKGIMALIYALIGIFLYVAWRFEPVFAAGAIIALIHDTLATIGVFMSAGREFSLPVIAALLTVIGYSINDTIVVYDRIRENMKVLLKSKPFDEIVNDSINQTLSRTIITSLTTFFVVLTLYLFGGGVINDFAFVLLVGIVVGTYSSIFVASSLVVDWYKYVKKMK